From the Macrobrachium nipponense isolate FS-2020 chromosome 17, ASM1510439v2, whole genome shotgun sequence genome, the window ATCAAGGAAAGAAGATGGAAAATAGTGTACCATAGAAACTCGATGCAAGTTAAATCCAGCTCAAAATGGCAGGCCAGTATAGACAATCAGTGGGAGAGAGGAGGCTGTGGTAGCAATGGTGATGTGAGCAATGATATGATAATTGGAGAGGTGATGATGAGAACAGAAATGTGAACAAATAATATAATGACTATGGAGGTAGGCAAAAGAAGCTTCAATCAAATAAACAATACTGAAAACGGGCACTGTCTGCCTCCAGATTACTTTAGTCTTAACTAAACATGCATATTGCAactttttgttataatttaatgataaaaaatctttGTGCTACTTAACAAAAGTGCCTAAAAGCTAATTCTCCTTATACCAAATTTCCACCACTTGACAGAGAATCTAAAGTTATCTGAACCaataagaattttctaatatatccCATGGAAGCATGAGTCTTTACAATAAGTTTTGTACTGGTTTTCATTCACATTTTAAAATGACCCTTGGAGACAGACAAAATATAGTTGATACAACTGGTAACAGAATTCGGAAGTCTAACTAAAATGATCTCTGGGATCCTGGAAAAACATAATTTAGAGATGAACGATGAATAATATAGGAACAGATGAAATGTGATGTGACTGGGTATGGTAATGTTACTTGCTTGTGGGCGGGTTGTGATTATGTGGCGACATGAGACCTGAAAGGAAGTGTGGGGCAGGAAGATTTCCCTGGGGTAGGAAGTTCTTATATATTCCCAAGCTAGCTAGGGCATCAGGTGTAAGACCTGACAACCCTGAAGAAAGCCCTAATGAACTGAGGTGAAGCTGAGCTGCCGCCATATGCTGCGCTGCCGTAGTACTCgcactactaccaccactaccactactactcGTTGTAGGAATTAAACCCTGGGGTAACATACTATTGTAATAAGCAGCAAGGTCCATGAaaggaaatatagaaatatgtggTGACCCTCCAGCTCCAGAATTGGGTTTAACTCCTGGAGACAGCATAGGCGACAGGTACGGTAGTAGAGCGGCAGGATTTAAAGGTAGACCTCCTAAACCAGGTGGGAGACCTTGTGCAGCTGCAAGAGCTGCTGTCACTGGATTAGCTCCACCTTGGGGTTTATTAGGTGATTGTCTGGCAGGATGATCTGAAGATTTTATACTCACACTTGGGGGTTGAATCCTATTACTGTTACAGTTTTTGCTTGTACCTGGTTTAGAAACTGGTGACACAGTTATATCTCGCCTAGTAGATAAATCTAATAGTTCTATTTCGGGTCTTTCAGTTTTTGGCGGTTTGCTACTTTTATTTACTGTTGGACGACTTAGATCCAGAATTTCTATTTCTGGACTAGCACTTTTATTTGTGTCCTTAACACTCATTTTATTTACATCAGTTGTTGGCTTTCCGTATATATGTTTTGCTTGCGAGTAAACCGACTGTGACTGTATGACTCTTGGTGGATCAGGTCTTATAGGATTAGGATCTCTGATGGATTTACTTATATGAGGTTGATGTGCTGCTGGTGCCGGTGCTGGAAATATACTAGTCTGCGGTAGTAATTGTGCAATGGCACTGATAGTTTTGTTGCTTTGATGGGCAGGAAGTAATAACTTGGCATCCAGAAGATTCATCTGTCTAATCATATCAGCAGAGACTAAACCTGGTACAGCAGGCAAACCTGCTTTGCTTGCTGGAGTCTCTTGAATGACTGAAGGGCGGCCATTCCCCTTTTCTCTTGAATTTGCTCCATTAACTCTAGCACCATCTTCTGTTTTCAGTTTTTTGGTTGCTGGCTCTTGTAAAGGTTTTTCATACCTGAAATTCAACAGAAGGATTTTTAAGTGCTTCTGCATTTTAACTTTATAACAAATTTCAAGTGTATGCTGTATGTTGATAAGCTTTCACCAAGTTAAAATTATAAagtttataacatatatactggTGCACATATTTCTTGCAAACATCGTTTTCCAATTTGTCTATAAATACaagaaataacaatattaatatgaataaaattttctGGTTTCAACTGCAACTACATTTATGAGGAGGGATTCCTTACCTTTCAGCTATCTTAGCCAAATCTTGTAAAGCTGACATCCCGAAGCTGGCTTTAATATTCTCTAAGGTCATGAGATCAGCAAGCTGCAAACCTTTCAAACCTGGAGGTACAGCTGCTAATGGATCATGAAGAGGACCTCCTGGAACCACACTACCTATGGATCTTGGTATGGGGGTAATGGTGATTTCTGGGCGCTTAGCTAGGTCTTCGGGGATTGTGCCACTGTCTTTCTTGGTGGTAACCTTTGGaacctaaataaaatatttgagataAATATTATGGGAAAAAGTTAATGTTGTTCCAAAAAAAACAACCATTTTATGAATTGCAAGAATAATCATTATTTGATTTTCTTAactagaaataaaggaaaaattcctGGAAATTGGAGAAATTCCATAGAAAAATAAGTGTTTCttcacatataatgtatataaaattaacaaCCTTACTGAAGTTTCAATTGCATCAAAAAGTATACTAGGACCCTAAATTAATGTGCCTTGAAATCTAGGCACTAAACATCAACCATTTACATTAAGTAACTAAGAAGCTTTTCAATGAGTAAGACAAATTTTGTAGAAACAGAGTTTATAATTACCCGATTCAGTACAATCATTTCAGATTTCTCTATGCAGAACACAACAATATTTACTTAAGTATTAATTTTCCTATTGATCTGACTTGTGAGtcaagtactttttattttagttgaGTGTCAGTTTAAAATTCAATTATAAAAGTACGTttctatactcttgtttttttccatctgtccatccgcctgtggtggtcgcacatggtaacactgcatacgctatgtgtaagttttaggtaaataaaaggatatctgggtgtacatttgcaactgaatagtgttttaataatttactgtatgcgaattacaccgttaatattcgaaataggttattataataattgtaaggtgaatgtaactatccaaagcctgggacaaagtgttaccatacgcaaacaccacaggcaggtggacagatgaaaaaaaaaaaagaaatagtgataACCATTTTCTAACCACGTTTATACACATTTCAAAAGGGTTGACCTAATAATACAAATGCAAGACGACCAAGCATTGTTCACAGACCTGATTGTGGACAGCtctcaagaaaagaaaataattaattaataaagtgATGGCAAGTAACTGCTTAGATAGATGGTGGCAAATGAATTAATCAATTTTGCCAgaggttttcatttttattttaccatatatttctgcTGTGCCCATACTAAGTTACTTCCCATTTTTGTAGTGCTGTAAACTATCAAATGCTGAATATCATTCAACTTCCATGTTTGATAAAATACTAAATGCAACTTAAATGTTTGTTccaatcatttatttaaaaaataaatgaccaaGTAAAAATTTGATTAAAACGGTCATGATCATCTATGGCAAATATAATTCTTGACTTGGATAAATTGTGCTTCAAAACTGCTCCCTCTTTACTGCCCAGGTTACTAAACGTATCCTGATCCTAAAAGTATACAAACAGGAGCTAAAAGAGGCTGCCACACCAGAAGTTTATCATAATGGAAAAAGTTATGTTCCATTATCATACACCGAGTGTATCACCAACCAGTTGGAAAAAATCCATAACCAATGTTAAATCATTATCAATCCCAATGTGAGGTGTAACTGTATACTTCAATGAAATCACTGTGTGCAATTTTAGGTgcaaaagagagaaataatattttattaacacTGGAAACAGTCAGTAAACTGGCTCAGTATATGTACAGTTCCTAAATTCCACATCTATTATTTATCACTCTAGTTCTAATAAATATTATCAACCACCAAATTGGTtgttttaatcaataaaaaaaaatactaccatAAAATTTTACATGAAAAAGATACAGGTTTCATATGTTAAGACTTTTCAACTGAACTGAGAAAAGTGACTGTTTATATTGAGAAGTTAAAATAGCATTCACTTATTTTGGATAGTTTCATGGTAGTTTGATTTGGTTACAAGTTGTCAACCCAAATATTTGTATTGTAGTACTTTTTTTGTGTGTCAATAACATGCCAAGGGAGAGATTTTGGAATTATATGACTAAAAATTTTCTTAATgttgcaattgttttttttttcagtcaataAATTATCTTGCTAGCGCACATGTATGATACTAttcagctttgagagagagaccaACTACATAACCAGATAAGACACTCTCACATgcaaatacacatataatataccaCCACTAATGGAAATAGAAATTCTAGACgctaattttccctttttttccgaACAGGGACGAGCCTATGAATGTTTAGGATAGTGCAATGTGAAAATTTCTATTATACTAAGAGTAAGTAACAATGACACACAAGACTGGTTTATGCCAAGCATGAAGCAATTGTATGTGgatatagtacttttcttctgTCTCTCTGGAGgccatgaatatttattttttattttttattaagagcCATTTATTTCCCAAGCTGCGAATAGGGGAATCATCAGTATCATAACCTGACTGGACACTCATGATGAAGGtactaaatatataatacttatcaGTTTCTCATAACGCTTTCTAACATACTTCTCCAAATACAGGTAAAAGATGCTTAATGACTAGTAAATGTTCTGGCTATGTCGTTAATTGGACCTTCGGTAAACATGATGTACTGAAAAGCATGTAACTCAATgtacttttcttctgtactttcACCATCTCCCATAACATCCACTTTCATTTAATAATACTCAACTGttaatttatggtatatatacaatGTGGATCATTACTGTAGCTATAAAACTGATGTATATAGCCTGGTCTGTCATGCATTACAAATTTATCCATGTTAACATTGGCAAAACATTGTTCTCCAATTGGTAAAaccaaatcatcatcatcatcattgccatGTGATGCAAAGGCATCTTTGAAATTTCACAGCTGTTTTTAATTTCAACATACTATTTTTACTTCTCTCCAGCCTACATTCTCatagttttcatatattaataGATTTAGTTTCACTAACTGATCTGATACCCACAGGGGCCAGCTGACACTATCCAGTATGTACTATCAACTTACAGGTTGTGTGAAGGGCAAGCCCATGCTACAATTTGGGCATAAAGACATACACTGGCTAATAAATATTACCTTCATGGCAAGAATACTTTGAAAAATTGGGTAGTGTGGTATTTGCTGCTAACCATGAAAAAACCCTAcactaaattttaattttataagcAAGGTTAAATATTAATATGGAAATCACAAGTACAATACTGCACCTTGAAATATGTCTGGTAgtaattttgctttgttttgatgCTACTACATCAGGGACAAaactgcattttttcattttaaattacaataaaaagtacaagaaatatataagaGTAAAGTCTGAAAATGCAGATATGTAGGCTATGCCTAGAAAAGCAATAGTTTGGTTAATGTCTAATAGCATCTTGGTGCAATTAGACTGCTTACTTCTGATATCTACCATTACTAAACTGAGACTTTTACATGCTATTCATAAGCttaatgattgtttgtttgtatggtgtttttacgttgcatggaaccagtggttattcagcaacgggaccaatggctttatgtgacttctgaaccacgtcgagtcATAAGCTTAATGAATCTTTGACGCATAGTAAGTCAGATGTTAAAAGAGTCgcaaaaatattgtattctttGGCATGGAATGCAAATGCTTTTCAACAATTGTATAAAAAGGGTCAACTATCCTTTCTCCCTCTCTACTTTACtcagattatgttttttttttttttttttttttgacacttcTATAGTTAACATTCATCCTTTGTTTATACATGGCTTCCATATCCATTTTTAACATGGCTTCCATATCCATTTAAGAGACCCATAACATTGCACACAATTACTATTCCatgttttttttgcttttttttacctCAATTCAGAAAAAAGATCCAAACCGTACAAATGTTTTTCTTCATAAGGACACTTCCAAACAGTACAAGCGTTTCTCTTCACAAGGATACTTCCAAACAGTGCAAGCGTTTCTCTTCACAAGGATACTTCCAAACAGTACAAGCATTTCTCTTCATAAGGACACTTCCAATGTTAATTATGCATAACCTTTAGTTTGATTTCTTATAATGAACGTAAATACTTTAACATCATGCCTTTTCACTTCTGCATCCAGCtaaatttcttattaaatatgaataaatgtacttttaataaaactacCTATACTTGGAACACTTTTAACTGTTTCATATAAAATGACCAAGCAAAGGAATTTAGAGGAGGATTAGGGTGGGGACAGAAGCATATGCTAATTAAGAGTAGTCTACTTACTTCTCTAAATACAACAAACACAACTTCTAACTATAATAGGGTCTCCTGAGCTAAACTACAAAACACCTGTGTgcttgggaaagaaaaaaaaaataaacataattaaaatgTTGGTATCATATGTTATATAATGCCAATGATCATTAAATAGCCCTGAAATATAAACTTTTGTTATGTATTATACCATTCATGCACACAAACAATTTTTCAAATGAAAGTGCTTTTTCACTGGGCCCACCAAGATACATTACAGTATTAGATATTGATAATGCAGACAATGCATTTATTGCAAAAAATCTTAAAACTATAATTGAAATGATTGAGTACTACTTTGAGACAAAAGTCATGCAAATGAAATAGAGTGCCATGCATGAAGCTTTAGTAATTATTCTAAACAACTTCAAGTTACACAAGCATGCTTATTACAATAACCATGGAATAAACTCCATAGAGTAGTATTCCTTTCATTAATACTTCCATTACCATGAAGAAACCCTTCCAATACCAAGCACTTAATAGTAGTCTTAACCAATGCAAAATCTGCTGGGATCCCCAAGGATATTACTCCTATTCGATGCAAGGATTTTAGATAAAacgttttatttacaaaatgctgGTGAGTTATTTAACCAAGAACTTATTAGGTAGTTGTACGACCATTCTTCTCAATGGTGTGGGCCATCTTTGCTCTAATCAGAACTTATCTGATGAAGGTTAGGGGC encodes:
- the LOC135196373 gene encoding uncharacterized protein LOC135196373 isoform X5, coding for MTNHKIQFVGSPCGHHGNYTFYKAFKYTLHGKQRILSLGEFFFVKIWQEEDIISVAEAQLLWEDRASGQILVSLRIYFLPENTPDGRCEEHGEHEVVSLSEKVVLRAEDVIGWMRAAGGVKWDKGLKGVYGPPSQDPNSPSDAFYTPPISGALDIKEIMREKKLIGDVIEPNSLHIIILGYDKYCRMRALLKRLEGVEEEYMKSRIVVALGGFVVPSRRTWMLFCREVFDYPELEGHDLLCNHLLPEVLTDQVVPPAAPKLQGRPRKKRKKQQGDSESESSETSEDIRPRLKGKPGLTAKPNGLRVLDRKNTTRSHLTNVKTEFQTPALNRLIEVDFMSKLHKFMKDRGTPITRVPHIGYRQLNVFELFTKVQQLGGFEAVGEKKMWRSLYDEMSGISPSSNSQQAGQSNAAIMKRHYERLLLPYEKFLLQEQKKLFIGSQRPNKVKSEPGEPSVSILQVPKVTTKKDSGTIPEDLAKRPEITITPIPRSIGSVVPGGPLHDPLAAVPPGLKGLQLADLMTLENIKASFGMSALQDLAKIAERYEKPLQEPATKKLKTEDGARVNGANSREKGNGRPSVIQETPASKAGLPAVPGLVSADMIRQMNLLDAKLLLPAHQSNKTISAIAQLLPQTSIFPAPAPAAHQPHISKSIRDPNPIRPDPPRVIQSQSVYSQAKHIYGKPTTDVNKMSVKDTNKSASPEIEILDLSRPTVNKSSKPPKTERPEIELLDLSTRRDITVSPVSKPGTSKNCNSNRIQPPSVSIKSSDHPARQSPNKPQGGANPVTAALAAAQGLPPGLGGLPLNPAALLPYLSPMLSPGVKPNSGAGGSPHISIFPFMDLAAYYNSMLPQGLIPTTSSSGSGGSSASTTAAQHMAAAQLHLSSLGLSSGLSGLTPDALASLGIYKNFLPQGNLPAPHFLSGLMSPHNHNPPTSK